One Candidatus Nitrososphaera evergladensis SR1 genomic window carries:
- a CDS encoding methyl-accepting chemotaxis protein, with translation MKNPLSHSLNGRLISLFVAMSVVPLVAIAMLSFNAAQGALSNKISNELHSLAVSRAEAVEILNEMRVQQASTFAAGEKVQDLFQLYNAKEAGTGVDESQLKEASNTLLGEFSEFKEATGGNDGFYKIKMVSMKGTVFFSSDSSEVGKNLAQDATFQKAKQQPVSFVEYDADKKEGARTVLVPVTAHGGQDVIGVVYTSVPTHVASQILLNREGLGETGETYLVNSEGLMISESRFVQGAAFNQRVNTLPVTECFEKGTTVNGIYPDYRGIPVYGASACVKEAGMVLLAEYDVAEINAPITQLQNQYLLLGGPIMGAVGVAAFFISRSISRPIAVISKAAQRVSEGNLTVKMGEIRSKDEIGVLSKSFTDMVASIRELVRQAQDNSITISSTAEQMAASTEEVNASINQVSTSVQQIAKGTQDQAKRLEENNRIAEDLRTTMKGVSRSAEEVAGQAMQTGKTAQAGQTAASDAAQRMTKIHDFVSKAVSDIKGISEKSAQIASALGVINTISDKTNLLALNAAIEAARAGEAGKGFAVVADEVKRLAEGSLKASEEIAKLVDEIKTTIEASVQNIESGSKEVYEGTDIINRALSSLEAISTEALQTAKRVQEIASSTQNQVRAAENVTKLTAEVASVAEETAASAEEVSAATEQQTASMQEVTNAAQELAKIAEKSQGLITKFKTDHADDEQQEKEEKKATASSVPAASAAEETAKSGGRKPLKLKAPFVVKKEGQKPMLGQIKVLHGRGGDKEEEEAVN, from the coding sequence ATGAAGAATCCTCTTTCTCACAGCCTGAACGGGCGTCTGATCTCCCTCTTTGTAGCAATGTCCGTAGTTCCGCTAGTGGCAATCGCCATGCTCAGCTTCAACGCCGCCCAGGGAGCACTGAGTAACAAGATAAGCAACGAGCTGCATTCGCTTGCGGTAAGCAGGGCAGAGGCAGTGGAAATCCTGAACGAAATGCGCGTACAGCAAGCGTCAACCTTTGCCGCAGGAGAAAAGGTACAAGACCTGTTCCAGCTCTACAATGCCAAAGAAGCAGGGACTGGCGTTGACGAATCGCAACTGAAAGAGGCATCGAACACCCTTCTTGGCGAATTTTCCGAGTTCAAGGAAGCGACAGGAGGAAACGACGGATTCTACAAGATAAAGATGGTTTCAATGAAGGGCACGGTATTCTTTTCCTCCGACAGTTCAGAGGTAGGAAAGAACCTTGCGCAGGATGCGACCTTCCAAAAGGCAAAGCAGCAGCCGGTGTCGTTTGTAGAGTACGACGCAGACAAGAAGGAGGGCGCCCGCACGGTACTGGTCCCGGTGACCGCACACGGCGGACAGGACGTAATAGGCGTGGTGTACACCAGCGTGCCAACCCACGTTGCATCGCAAATTCTTCTGAACAGGGAGGGTCTTGGCGAAACTGGCGAGACGTACCTCGTAAACAGCGAGGGCCTGATGATATCAGAGTCAAGGTTCGTCCAGGGGGCCGCATTTAACCAGAGGGTCAACACCCTGCCAGTCACGGAGTGCTTTGAGAAAGGCACAACTGTAAACGGCATCTACCCAGACTATAGGGGAATACCAGTCTATGGCGCCTCGGCTTGCGTAAAGGAAGCAGGCATGGTGCTGCTTGCAGAGTATGATGTCGCAGAGATCAACGCGCCAATCACGCAGCTACAGAACCAGTACCTCCTGCTTGGAGGGCCTATAATGGGAGCAGTAGGCGTCGCGGCGTTTTTCATTTCGCGGTCGATTTCAAGGCCAATAGCCGTCATCAGCAAGGCGGCGCAGCGTGTAAGCGAGGGCAACCTGACCGTAAAGATGGGCGAAATAAGGTCCAAGGACGAGATCGGCGTGCTTTCCAAGTCGTTTACCGACATGGTCGCAAGCATACGCGAACTTGTGAGGCAGGCCCAGGACAATTCAATCACCATCTCATCCACTGCAGAGCAGATGGCCGCGTCGACCGAGGAAGTGAACGCATCCATCAACCAGGTATCAACTAGCGTACAGCAGATCGCAAAGGGAACGCAGGACCAGGCCAAGAGGCTTGAAGAGAACAACAGGATCGCAGAAGATCTAAGGACTACCATGAAAGGCGTGTCCAGGTCAGCAGAAGAAGTCGCAGGGCAGGCCATGCAGACAGGCAAGACGGCGCAGGCAGGCCAAACGGCCGCTTCTGACGCGGCACAGAGGATGACAAAGATACACGACTTTGTCAGCAAGGCAGTATCAGACATCAAGGGAATAAGCGAAAAGTCTGCCCAGATTGCATCTGCCCTTGGCGTCATCAACACCATCTCTGACAAGACCAACCTTCTTGCCCTAAACGCCGCCATAGAGGCTGCCAGGGCAGGAGAGGCGGGCAAGGGCTTTGCCGTCGTGGCAGACGAGGTAAAGCGCTTGGCCGAAGGGTCGCTCAAGGCATCTGAAGAGATAGCCAAGCTGGTAGACGAAATCAAGACGACCATCGAGGCGTCGGTGCAGAACATCGAGTCCGGCTCCAAGGAAGTGTACGAGGGAACAGACATCATAAACAGGGCCCTCTCGTCCCTTGAGGCCATATCCACGGAGGCGCTGCAGACTGCCAAGAGGGTTCAGGAAATAGCGTCGAGCACCCAGAACCAGGTCAGGGCGGCTGAAAACGTCACCAAGCTGACCGCAGAGGTGGCATCAGTTGCCGAAGAAACCGCAGCCTCGGCAGAAGAGGTTTCAGCGGCGACAGAGCAGCAGACGGCCAGCATGCAAGAAGTCACAAACGCGGCGCAAGAGCTTGCCAAGATAGCCGAAAAGTCGCAGGGTCTGATAACCAAGTTCAAGACCGACCACGCGGATGACGAGCAGCAAGAAAAAGAAGAAAAAAAAGCAACCGCCTCTTCCGTCCCTGCTGCCTCTGCTGCTGAAGAAACAGCCAAGTCAGGAGGACGCAAGCCGCTCAAGCTAAAGGCTCCTTTTGTAGTAAAGAAGGAGGGCCAGAAGCCCATGCTTGGCCAGATCAAAGTATTACATGGAAGGGGAGGAGATAAGGAAGAAGAAGAAGCAGTGAACTAG
- a CDS encoding methyl-accepting chemotaxis protein, with protein sequence MHVEHAQENTRDNSSLETVAKLSEMLSSKTETAINEIDHINGETQVLAINALIEASRAGEAGKAFSVVAEEMSRLSRKIVDTTDKLRKESRGTISELKNLIKMQATNIRGVRLSDLALTNIDLIDRNLYERSCDVRWWAKDASMVAALSEKTQEGRDMASTRLGVILDAYTVYFDLVLCDIDGNVIANGRPQQFRSQGTNQRNAAWFESAMSTASNDQFGFQAVHRSPLVNDQMAVIFSCCVRENCQSNGKVLGVLGTVFNWEALAQEIVNKTPLSREEKANSRVCIVDGKGTVLADTDGKVLEDSIHFAGDAEVYGTSKGFVMKKYNDNDSCIAYAASTGYETYSSGWHSIVIQKLNSR encoded by the coding sequence ATGCACGTGGAACATGCACAGGAAAACACCAGGGACAACTCTTCGCTAGAGACCGTGGCCAAGCTGTCTGAGATGCTTTCGTCAAAGACAGAGACTGCAATCAACGAGATTGACCACATCAACGGGGAAACTCAGGTCCTTGCCATAAACGCGTTGATAGAGGCAAGCAGAGCGGGGGAGGCTGGCAAGGCCTTTAGCGTTGTGGCCGAGGAGATGAGCAGGCTTTCTCGAAAAATAGTAGACACCACTGACAAGCTGAGAAAAGAAAGCAGGGGCACCATAAGTGAGCTAAAGAACCTTATCAAGATGCAGGCGACAAACATCAGGGGCGTACGGCTCTCTGATCTTGCCTTGACCAACATCGACCTCATAGACCGCAACCTGTACGAAAGGTCGTGCGACGTCCGCTGGTGGGCAAAAGACGCAAGCATGGTCGCGGCGCTATCTGAAAAGACGCAGGAAGGGCGCGACATGGCATCTACGCGCCTTGGGGTGATACTGGATGCTTATACGGTATATTTCGACCTGGTCCTGTGCGACATTGACGGAAACGTCATTGCAAACGGCAGGCCGCAGCAGTTCAGGTCGCAGGGAACGAACCAGCGCAACGCCGCGTGGTTTGAATCGGCCATGAGCACCGCTTCAAACGACCAGTTTGGATTCCAGGCGGTACACAGGTCTCCTCTGGTAAACGACCAGATGGCTGTCATCTTTTCATGCTGCGTCAGGGAAAACTGCCAGAGCAACGGCAAGGTGCTTGGCGTCCTTGGAACGGTGTTCAACTGGGAGGCGCTGGCGCAAGAGATCGTCAACAAGACTCCTTTGAGCAGGGAAGAAAAAGCCAACAGCAGGGTTTGCATAGTAGACGGAAAAGGCACCGTCCTTGCGGACACCGACGGCAAGGTGCTTGAAGACAGCATACACTTTGCCGGAGACGCAGAGGTGTATGGCACAAGCAAGGGTTTTGTGATGAAAAAGTACAACGACAACGATTCCTGCATCGCGTACGCGGCTTCAACCGGCTATGAAACCTATTCTTCTGGCTGGCATTCAATAGTCATCCAAAAGCTGAATTCAAGGTGA
- a CDS encoding chemotaxis protein CheW, whose product MSAASTALAAAADGSSQILVFSLFEEGMSRRMDYGVEVGQVQEIGLLENISMVPNAPAYVKGVMNLRGKIITIIDVKQKLGFQAIKEVNAYTRILIVGVGSTLTGLLVDEVDEVIRISASNIEPNPASVAETSPYVKGIAKIQDRLVVILDLKMLLGEGNSGGSQAT is encoded by the coding sequence ATGAGCGCAGCGTCAACGGCCCTGGCAGCGGCGGCAGACGGCTCGTCGCAGATTCTAGTATTCAGCCTTTTTGAAGAAGGGATGTCAAGGAGAATGGACTATGGGGTCGAGGTGGGCCAGGTCCAAGAGATCGGGCTTTTGGAAAACATCAGCATGGTGCCAAACGCTCCGGCGTACGTAAAGGGAGTCATGAACCTGCGCGGCAAGATAATCACCATAATTGACGTCAAGCAGAAACTTGGCTTTCAGGCCATAAAGGAGGTCAACGCCTACACAAGAATCCTGATAGTGGGAGTGGGTTCGACACTCACAGGCCTGCTTGTGGACGAAGTGGACGAGGTCATACGCATATCCGCAAGCAACATCGAGCCAAACCCTGCCAGCGTTGCGGAAACGTCCCCGTACGTCAAGGGGATAGCCAAGATCCAAGACAGGCTTGTCGTCATACTTGACCTGAAGATGCTGCTTGGCGAGGGCAATAGCGGCGGCAGCCAGGCAACATAG